The genome window CTAGAATGGATTAGataatgttgatgagaaatcaCAAACACTATCTCCAGCGTTCGGTAGATTATTTCATTACTGCTTTCTGCAAATATTTCTTAGTTAGGTCAAGACCAGATGATAGGTTTGAAAGTGATTTCCTCATACAATGCAGACCAAAATCAAATGTCGAGAAATTACCAAAACAGTCCATTTAGAACTGAACTTGATTgttattttataaaattttaattcTTTTGCTCACTCGATCCAACAGACCCACAACATACCTACCGACAGACTGCATTGCCATTCAATAAGTTTTTTATAACTGCAGTAGTTTtattaaatgagaaaaaaacaggGTTGAATTCCTGTCCGTTGTTTCACATCAGAAATAATCATCTCTTGAATGAGATTCTACAAAATCATTTGGATTGTGATTTTTACCATGTCTAGCTGTAGGGCATTGTTATTACTGGTTAGGCAATTCAGTCTCGGAGTATCTGCAGTCTCTGGGACCCACGTCTTCAAATAGTTCTCTGATGATGTcactgctgccaccttgtgGTAAATAATCTAATCGCTctcttcctcatcatcatcagaatcctCATCAGACTCGGAATCCGACCCTGATGATTCCTCCATGCCCATCCTTTGCTGCTTCGGAGGCATCTGCATCTGGCCGTGACTATGGTGTGCGAGTTGAGACTGAGGATGCGGGGCTGAGTGCAACATCTGTTGTTGGTGCGCGTGAGGTATCATACCCATAGCGGCCTGCGGGTGAGGGACCATACCGCCCATCTGGTGGTGACCACTATTCATTCCCATGGCTTGCTGCGGCATCATGCCCATGTTTCCCATATTATTCATATTGCCCATGGGAGCAGCCGCGTGGCCATGACTCGTACCGGTAGCTGCTGGTGCCGATTTTCGTTGAGCCTTGAACGCCTCCATTTGCTGCAAAATGAAAAGGAGAATTTAGGGCTTGAAATCTGGAAATAAACAAACTAAAAAAGTCTATACCAATTACCATGCactaaaatgagtaaaaaattgTCAACCAAACCACCAGCCAAATAATATTAGGAGAAGAATTAGTAAGTTTTGTCTATGACCGGTCATGTGCACACTGATTAGTATCAAGGCTAGAAATAAAACCGACCCACGATGCAAAAAAGTGAGATGAGAAGAAAAGTGAGGGTTAGGGAGGCCATCATTGTGTATTAGAAAGATGCATTAGGAACAGGAAACAGGGGGCTCTGTGGATTGTCTAACAATACTCAAATCTCAGGTGACGGTCTCCAAGAAATTCCAAAATCTCCAAAAACAAATAGTACCCACAGAGTACGGGGACATCTCTATATTGGACTTCCAAGAGAAAAATTTCAGGCTGTCTCGAAGTAGAAATAAACATAAATTTACAATACCGACATGCAATTCTCTAAACACACAATTCTAGGGCCACCCCatctaattttgaatttcggaaTATAGCATTTATGATTGAATTTGGGTGAGAAAACGACACGTACCGGTACCTACTTACTACTCAACTTGTCAAAAAATGTCGAAGTTGTCAGCAGACAGCGCTGCTCATCCTAGGTCCAAAATGGCCGCTAGACATCGGTAGCATCATCAGCGTTGCAAATGAGAAACGCGCAACATATAATGTGACAATGCTTAACCCTAATAGCAGGCCCTAGCCTCACCCAATTTTTCAAAAGAATTAACAGTTTAAATGAATTTTAGAATGTATGAAGTGAATAAATTTACATTTTTAGCTCTTTCTATTAAAGATTAGGATAATGATGATATTTATACACATTTTTTGGGACAGCCAGGGGTGCTTTTAGGGTTAAAATGAGGATACTTTTCCCAAACCTCGGATGAACAATCTGAGGAGGAAATCGTCAGGGAATTTCTGGTGGATGTACGTCAACCTGAGATTTGAGAAGCAGACAACACAAAACACCTGAAAGTTGGGACACATTTAGGTTAGATTATTAAAGATTCAGGAGGGTGTTTAGTGCTCAAGACCTGATCTATTGTTCACATTTGCCTTGGTTGCAAGATTCATGGCAAAAAAAGTGCTTTCTGCATTCTAAGgtacttctcctcaaaactagGGGAACTTCTGGGAAACTTTAAACGTGCAGCACATGGCCGAAAATGAGAGATTTTTGCTGAGGTCACCTGCAATAATAATCACAGGTCGCCGAGACAAAAATCTAATGTCTGCAGGCGTCTAGTGTTCGAGTGGAATAGTTTCACCAAGCAACAGTACACACCCGTACCTAGCAGAAATGATCTCTCATCATTgaccaaaaacaaacaaaccagGCTTTTGCTTGAGCAGACAATACCCCCTGAGTAAACATAAACGATTCCTACCTCTCTATATCTGAGCTTGTCAGCATTCGCCTCTTCTTCAAACCGCGTCTTGTCTGGACACGCCTTCCAGTGTTCTGAAAGAATCTGTGCAATCTGGCCGACTTTCAGTTCTGGGTTTGCATCGCGGACTGCCGGCCGTTCAGCCTTGCAGAACCACATGAATGCAGATCTGAAAATAAAGTGCAGAATGTGATTAAAAATCTGATCATAAATTGAAAGTCTTCTTTCTTGTACTCGATTTTATTTGATCTCACTTTCAGAGAATAGAAATGATCCATGTGAAAGTTTCCCAATGGTTGAACGGCAGACTGttttaaatttgaagaaaaagcaGTCTATTTTCATAACCCCTGAGCTTTGCCTACTGGTCTGAGAATAGATAGACATAGACTAGCAGTACCAATAGTATTCTTGGCTTTATCTTTGCCCCGACACCATGAGAGGCACTCTTATAGCTCTGTATTATTTGCTGAGCAGCACCCTGACAAGATCTCAGACTGCATACTTACAGAGGTCGCTTTGGCAAGTCAGGGTCCCTGGGCACCTTGTGATGATGATGTGTATCATGGTGTCCAAACATGCCGTCCTGATAGTGATGCTTTGACGTGGATGGAGGAGGGGCAATCTTCTTCCAGTGTACCATTGCCTAAAGAAGGAAGGGAATTCAAGGGTAAGGGAAAAGTTTTAATTTAGACCAGAAAGAGTCATTTCATACAGTCTGCAACAATGGAGCAAGGGAACACCAACTTAACAGCAACACTGAAAGTCAAGTGAatttcaaaacatgagcaacatAACATTGCTGGTCTTTGGGAGAAATTAGTCACCACCGCGATAGGTCATGACCAGTTCTAGATTGCATGCCTCAGTAATGATCAACTGTTGAAAATGTAGCAATTTTTCTTGCATGTGATCAATACCGCAAATCTTTGTGAAAAAATCACCTGCCTCAGTGCACTCTGAAAGAAAAGTCATTGGTTTTCAAAACACGCCACCCAACCAAACAGCCTTTCAAAGTCATGTTCCACAACCGAGGCCCACAGGTTAGTCTGTCTCTGTCCCTTGTCACAATGGACAGATGAACCGAGTCATGTGTGCTCGACTTCCTCTATGTTCCTTTGATTGGGAGCAATTCATACTGGCCGCTAGGATCACTTGGTACCACTGACAATCAGTCTCAATTCCCGCAATATGATCGTAAGAAACAACGAAACGACAATACTTTTagttaaaacatttttattcgCTGATACAAAATTCGAATACAGCCACTACCTACCACTGGTACTTTTGGTAGCCAAGACAGTCTAGCACAAAATACAATTTTATTCCAGAGGTGAAACTTCCAGAGCACAAGCACCACACAATGCACTACCTCATGACCTGTTCCAAAAACAAAGCACTGTTGGAGAATCACATGACCTTATTTGCATTTGGAGTTAATTTCAGTCTTCTTATCATCATCTGAATTTTTCCTGCCCTATTCTCTGATAGGTGTGATAGTATAAAcccggaaatacatgtattcacgGTCATTCTATTTCATAGATTAATAGATTCACAAGCCTGTATTTAAACAGTCTTTAACCAGTTATGAAGTTTGCACTCTAGAAGTTACACCCTTAGGAGAGACATCGCCAACATACTAACTGCCACCGAAACAATATTTAGAATCTTTCTCTCTGTCTCCAGTAGACGCTGTTGGCGTTCAAGCATTCTGTGTTTTTCTCATAAACAGCCTCTACTACAAAAGTTTCCCCAAGACATCTGATAACATTCTAACTGAACAAATTGTAGTAATTTGAGTCAGTATCCCCAGATAAATGTTACTGTCAATGTGACATAGATTCCAAGGGAGGAAAGGTACAACATACAATGGTGCTTGAAATTTTGCACCTACAATTGACTGAAAGTTCAGGGCAAAAAGCAGATGTTGAGACAAGTTCTATTCATAAGTTGCTGTATCAATGCCGAAATACATACTTACATATTATACAACATCATGTTTCTTAACTACGCAACAATAAATAATATAGAAATTTAATTCAGGAAAATGAGATTAGGTGAAGCGAAACAGATCTTGAAATATAAACCTTACTGTCGTAAGTCAAATAATTTGCCTCCTCATCACACAACAAAAATCTCATTTCCCCCAATATTTGAACTAAAAATAATGATttgtaaatcacatcaacaGTACATATAATATTGATAACTTGTCTACATAAATTCATTACACTATCTTTTATTACTATAAAATTGAAATGCTGACTTACATGCACTAAAAAATAACAACTCAACACAAAAGGTCAAACGATCAACAGTAAGATTGTTTTATTACATTAGTTTTTGGTCAACTTTCTCTTTGAAAATCCTTAGAACTGCCCTTACCTGCAAAAAGATGCctctaaaatgcttatttttgatTCGATTGAATCAATAGAAGAATAAGTCCTAGGGACTATGAGATGATCTtgtcaaacaaaaaaaaattcatcctcatcttacaaaaaaagacATACACCATCCATGTTACAAACTAAAATCCATGCACCATGAATAAAATCTGAATTATCTACAATTTTCGACAAAACAGGAAATGTCTCTGTTACCAAGTCACAATCACTATCCCTAAACTGCTTATGCAAAGTCTATTTTTTGCCCTGTAATGAGGGACTTTTTAGCCAAAAGAAGGTGGCAGGAATTGGGGATCCAATGCAATACAGAAATCTATGAGACGCTGGGAGGTAACATTGAAAAGCAGTGACCATTGCAATTTCTCACAAGCCCGTGAAGTCCACACAATTGTTGTCAATGAGTTCAAGCCTTGAGTGAACTCGCCAACATGCACAATTCAGCATATTTCATATATAATATTATCTGCCGTTACAAAAAATACTCCCAACATTTCACATGCACAATGTACAAAATAATGAGCAGACTACGATTCAAACATCATCACCAGATGCAATAATGAGCTCGTTTACCTATGCCGAGCTTTTTAGGTGATGATTTTGTTTGGTACGTATTAACTAACATAGTCTATTGATTGAAAAGACCCAAAAGGGCCGCTGAGAAAAATAGAGGATATTCTACAATCATCAATgtagtgcatgtacatgtatagccattTCAATGTAACCGACATTTTAACGGCAATCATGTATGTCAAACCTTTGATATTAGGAAGAAAACTTGGTGATGGGTGAGAGGCACAACTCGTATAGGCTTAGGTTGTCAAAGGAATTCAGTTTACTGGGGTGGTTTGACAAGCATGAAATGCATTGAATCAACTGATGACCTGTACAGAGGGAAACATACATGAAAGTGGTGATACATATAGCAGGATACTTACAGGTGATGGTCATGGCAATGATGATGACTTAATGAAAAACATTACATCACGTATTGTCATTCAGACAGGCGGTTCCCTCAGTGTAACTCAGCAGAACTTTCCAACTATTACCTCATCCTGTTGGCCCGCCATGTTGAACTGGAGGGTGCAAGGCCAAATAAGCCAAATCAGGGATTGTCAGGTTGACCACCCCCCAAGTTTTTTCAAAACGTTTGACGCTCCAATCGCACTGAATATGCGACCACAAACGCACCACAGCAATAGCGAGTCGACCACAAAAACTCCCCTATTGGGCCTTTTTTTGCAGATAGTTCTAAGATTCACTTTTTGCACACATGTTATTGACTACATTAGAGACCTATTTTCACCAAGACAAGGAGGAGTTGAAGAGCCCTGCGTGATTTGCAGAGGAGGGTCAACTGCCATGTGAGGTAAAGAAATCGGCAATGTATGATGATAATGTTAATATCCCTAATGCCTAGTAAGTCTAATCActctcagaagaagaagaagaggatgaAGAACTTGAATCTGAAACAGCTTCTGGAACCTTGGGTCTTTTCTCTGGTACTGGTGCAGCTGGCACTCGTGCAGCCATCTCTTTATTCGCTTTGAATATCTTCATCGCCTGCAAAAAAAGATTGTAGTATTCAACACAACTTGATCATTTCCACCAGATTCAACAAAAATATCCTATCAGAAGTTCTAAATATTGATAGCTCTAGAGCCCCAGGGAATTATTTGATTTGTAACCGGTACGAACATCAATTTTACACTCAATTATTGGAAGCTTTCAGGCATGGCTTGAAAAAAGTAATTTAGCCCAGTACAGAGTTTTTTTGGGTTGTGCAGAGACTGACAGGGTATATTTTGAAAATTCCCAATCCCCAGCAATAACCCTCTAAGTCACCATGTTCAGGTAATGCAATTTCTTCTTGACCCAAAACCTAAACTGTAGTTATTATACTCGGGAAGAAAATCTCCAGACTTACTGAAATTGAATCGATTTTAATGACAATTATCTCTGCACTAAAAACAACATCAGGCCATACTGTTTTACTGCATGGTTGGTAAAGATGACTGAGGACTGGGCATAAGTCATGCATCGACGTCATGAGACAAGATGCAATGaccatttcaaaatcaattgaCCAAAACATGGAACTTGGTTAGAAATCGGAGAAATAAACATATAAAGCTATTCTAAGAATGAATGTGTATTACGCAACGTACCTTCCAAACTTTGACATCACTCatgaagtctctccaaatgtcCTAAACTAATCCGAGATTTGAACGCAGTGTACGGTTTCGAGCGCAGTTCCCCATCccagttacatgtatgtgtgcgAGTTACAGCCGCTTCTTAAGAATAATAACAAGCTCGTAACTTGCGGTGTCGAGCGACACATGCGGTACATTCATCGGTGAAAAATGAAACCAAGAATAATAGGAAGACAGAATGGTGTGCAAACCACAAGTTCATCAGTTAGTCGGCATGACAACATTGGCAGGAAAAAATGCCCAAACCATATTTGTCTCTATTTGTATAGTGCCTTCGCCTGTAGTGTCAAGTTCTCTAAATTTCAATTCGTCGGCTAGCTTAGCATCAAAACATTATACCAGCTTGAAATTGAATACCACTAATTTTGCTTCCACAATCAACCCCAGATAAGGATATACACATTCAATTCTCAAGTTCTTCTGGCTTGATAATAAATGTAGCATCACCTTTTTATGTTGTTTCTGAACAATTTTGACTTCTTGCATGTACCTCAAGTCCTTTCAGGATAAGCAATGAGTATACCCAGCAAAAGAGTATGGCCTATtcatcaaacaaacaacaatAAGCTAACttgttcaaaaaacaaaacactacAGATAGCACAAGTTTGGCAAGatatttttacaaattttcTGGTGAAGAATGTGTCACCTGATGCCATGCAATCATCCATCAAACTCGTAATGCCAAAATTTTAAAGTTAGGTGGCACTATGTGTGCAAATGCTTGTGGCATGCACTCCATTTACAATGATAACTATCTAACacataattttttttacaattcaCGATAAAGGCGGAATCTTCAATTCAACATTAACAAATATTAATTGCGCATACTGAATTGCCACACTTGTTTCAATTTCAGCGGAGCCCTCAGATGATTTTTACACTCATCCTCAACATAACTTTTATGGCATGAAATCAAAAATATGTCATTTTCAAGGACTGGAATCAGAGGAGACAGAATAGTTTGTGTgcaatgagaacatcaactgtGCAAGTGATGAATTGATGAAATCACTCTAATGCCAATTTCCATAAAATTTGCTGAGCCTGAAACCGAACCATAATCTGATTCAAGTGGATGACAAGATTTTCTCATCAACTGACTCCACAACTGATAAGATTCATCCCGGTGGCAAATCCATGGACAAGAATTTGAAATCGCATTCTGTATGACGAGGTATCTGCAAGCTGCAGAGTTCTTGGTGGATCGAGATCAATGTACCTGAAAACTGAGCACACTCAcgatgtgatgaaaatgatgcttACCTCCCGATAACGTTCTTTGTCATTATCTGCTTGGCCCTCGTAGACGTGCTTATTTGGACAGACTTTCCACTGCTCAGACAAAACCTTCGCGATTTGACCCATCTTCAACTCGGGATTCGCCCCTTTTACATTTGGTCGTTCTGCTTTACAAAACCACATAAATGCAGAGCTGGAAAATATATAAGATTGAAAATATAGACGCCATGAACAGATCTTGATTTCAGAATGCGCTGACAGTCAATCAAATTGAAATGGTTCATGTTCGTTTTCATTGAACTGCGATCACACAAAAACTAAATTGATTTATTAAATATTAAAcaactgtccttaatagagaggttgtcctttaatggagaggtgtccactaagggaggttccactgtattatcaATAATTCAATACTCACAGCGCCCTCTTGGGAGCATTAGGATCCTTCGGCCGCTTCCTCTTCCTGCTTCCTTTGCCGCCCATCTTCCCACCACCCATATTCATCTGGCCCATATTTCCTGCTGCGCTGTAGTATGACATTTCTTTATTGAATCTTTCCTTATCTTTTTCTGACATTTCCTGGAACCTCTTCTTTTCTTTCTCTGTCATTTGCTGAAATGATCATTGGATAAAGACGTACATTAGAAGAAAGTAAGGATTTGAGGAAAAATTAAAGGCGTTTACCAAGTGCACAGCAGATAAGCAATTTGCAGGGGTTTATCACAGATGCCTGAAATATCAGATATTCCTGATACATGTGACGATCATCAAAAAGGCAATCCTGCATGATTGTATGGGATGATAAACAAATATCAAGCCGACATGTACGTTTATAGGGTAGATATGTTGATTATTATGCACAATAACTATCAAACAGGCATAGTTTAATTGCTCTGAGTCTGAATCACAAATAATTATTGCTCAGGACTATCTCATCTGTGATAGAAATTGCTTGTGGACAGTGTGCACTTTAGACAACCGCTCACTATATGTACAGGCTTGAATTCTTGACAtctgcaattacatgtatgagtAGATTTTGCAATTATATACCCTGCTGACTATCAAAGAAGTACATTTCTTCAGTAAAACTTCCCCCTGAAAAAGCTTGCTGCGTATTTAAACTAGCTGTTTTGTTTGACTCCTGTCCGAGTGAAGTGAAAGTGAGGTGCTGTTATTCTGTAGTCATGGCACCCATGATCAATCAATCTCCCAGATAATTTTTTTAAGAGAAAATTTCATCATACTCTAAACATGTTAAGAGAAACAATAATACATCAACAATCCTTTTCAAATGAGAAAATAAATGGCCATAAGTGTGGCTTTAAAATGATTTAAAAGTGTCAAACTGCCATTTATTTATCCACAGATTCAGATTCTTTGACTCTTATTGTACTTGATAGCTAACCACTTCAAACCCAACCCCCAACCTATAAAAAAATATGACAAAGCCAGGGACCAGTAGGACTTAGGAGAAAAAGATGGATTAGAGCAGGTTAGTTTGTTAGTTGAGCCAGAATGACGTCAAACCAGGCAACAGACTTCAGACAGAGAGAAGAAAtctcaaaatgatttttttatggtgCATTTCAGAGCCACGACTTAGCTAAATCCTCCCAGTCTCAATCcgtcccccccctccccatccaATACACACAGATCTAGACAAAACATCGACGAAAGAGACGCAAAATGTACTTACTCGCCACTTTTCAGCACATTTCTTGGAAAATTCAGAGAAGACTATACTTTCATTAGGGTGTTTCTTCTTGTGTTCTGCCCTAATCACCTTCACGAAGCAAGCATAGGGGGTCATCTTTCCCCGCGGCCGCTTGCCACCGCTGTCATCCTCCATACCGGCCATGCCAGGGGGAAAACTCATAGTTTATGTGTGTGATTgcttttttgatattttacctGGAATTATATAATAAAGTGATGTCTTCATCAGACACGAATTCAGAAAAATTTTGATCAGATCCATTTTATGGATTTACCCACAAAAAGAAGCCATTCACCCATACAAATCAATTGACAAAGACAActcataaccccccccccccccccctcccataaaagattatcttcacTTGAGGCGTTGAGCCAGAAATTCTGTAAAAAACGACTGTAGTGTTAGAAATTGGACAAATATTCCCTCCGTTGAGCAGATTTTGCTGCACAAATGGGTCAACCTTTTTGCCTGAAAGACAAGGCTTCTCTTAATATTAATCCCCCATATATATTTTTTCCCCCAAAATAAAGAAGGACTTCATTAAGGGCCCAACTGAAATGTTTATAGAGTGAGATGACCAGCCTGCACCCTGACACCACAACTACGGAAGCAAGGAAATCAAAAGCATGCCAATCGAACAGAAAGTGCACACAGCAAGGAGAAACACAGAACAAAGGGTGAATACGgagagtccccccccccccccccactggtTTATAAACTTATAACTTATAGCAATTGCTACATAGTATCACATTTCTGAATGTCTCTGTCTGATTGAACGTCATCTGGTAGAAACTGAGGAGAGAGCAAGATTAGGCAAACCCATATGTTATATTGCAAGTTGCATCA of Lineus longissimus chromosome 9, tnLinLong1.2, whole genome shotgun sequence contains these proteins:
- the LOC135493938 gene encoding high mobility group protein DSP1-like isoform X2, with protein sequence MSFPPGMAGMEDDSGGKRPRGKMTPYACFVKVIRAEHKKKHPNESIVFSEFSKKCAEKWRQMTEKEKKRFQEMSEKDKERFNKEMSYYSAAGNMGQMNMGGGKMGGKGSRKRKRPKDPNAPKRALSAFMWFCKAERPNVKGANPELKMGQIAKVLSEQWKVCPNKHVYEGQADNDKERYREAMVHWKKIAPPPSTSKHHYQDGMFGHHDTHHHHKVPRDPDLPKRPLSAFMWFCKAERPAVRDANPELKVGQIAQILSEHWKACPDKTRFEEEANADKLRYREQMEAFKAQRKSAPAATGTSHGHAAAPMGNMNNMGNMGMMPQQAMGMNSGHHQMGGMVPHPQAAMGMIPHAHQQQMLHSAPHPQSQLAHHSHGQMQMPPKQQRMGMEESSGSDSESDEDSDDDEEESD
- the LOC135493938 gene encoding high mobility group protein B1-like isoform X3, which produces MTEKEKKRFQEMSEKDKERFNKEMSYYSAAGNMGQMNMGGGKMGGKGSRKRKRPKDPNAPKRALSAFMWFCKAERPNVKGANPELKMGQIAKVLSEQWKVCPNKHVYEGQADNDKERYREAMVHWKKIAPPPSTSKHHYQDGMFGHHDTHHHHKVPRDPDLPKRPLSAFMWFCKAERPAVRDANPELKVGQIAQILSEHWKACPDKTRFEEEANADKLRYREQINEYKAMNPNRPKQNQQHHFNDMGFDLGGHAPHRSHSKPPRDPDLPKRPLSAFMWFQKAQRSAVSETNPDLKVGQIAQILSEQWKVCLNKEQYEELANADKRRYAEEMKVYKAKKGEVHHVRPSPSHPASAAVGMMPSPQSMAHAQGHLPMPPKRTRTDQEHSSSGSDSSGSESDSDEDDDEEESD
- the LOC135493938 gene encoding high mobility group protein DSP1-like isoform X1, with the protein product MSFPPGMAGMEDDSGGKRPRGKMTPYACFVKVIRAEHKKKHPNESIVFSEFSKKCAEKWRQMTEKEKKRFQEMSEKDKERFNKEMSYYSAAGNMGQMNMGGGKMGGKGSRKRKRPKDPNAPKRALSAFMWFCKAERPNVKGANPELKMGQIAKVLSEQWKVCPNKHVYEGQADNDKERYREAMVHWKKIAPPPSTSKHHYQDGMFGHHDTHHHHKVPRDPDLPKRPLSAFMWFCKAERPAVRDANPELKVGQIAQILSEHWKACPDKTRFEEEANADKLRYREQINEYKAMNPNRPKQNQQHHFNDMGFDLGGHAPHRSHSKPPRDPDLPKRPLSAFMWFQKAQRSAVSETNPDLKVGQIAQILSEQWKVCLNKEQYEELANADKRRYAEEMKVYKAKKGEVHHVRPSPSHPASAAVGMMPSPQSMAHAQGHLPMPPKRTRTDQEHSSSGSDSSGSESDSDEDDDEEESD